DNA from Dokdonella koreensis DS-123:
ACCGCACAGGCAGATCTCGCCCTGGTTGGCGAAACCGGAACGGACGATCGTGTCGAGACTGGCGGCTTCGAAGTCGAAGTCGTCGAATACGATCGCCGGATTCTTGCCGCCCAGCTCCAGCGAGAGCTTCTTGAAGCGCGGGGCCGCGCTGGCGGCGATCGCCGCGCCGGTCCGCGTGCTGCCGGTGAACGAGATCGCCTTGATGGACGGGTGCTCGACGATCGCCTGCCCGCAGTCCGGCCCGGTGCCGTGGACGATGTTGAGCACGCCCGGCGGCAGGCCGGCCTCGACCGCCAGCTCGCCGAGCCGGGCGGCCGTGCACGGCGTCACCTCGGACGGCTTGGCGACCACCGTGTTGCCGGCGGCCAGCGCCGGCGCGATCTTCCAGGTGAACAGGTACAGCGGCAGGTTCCACGGGCTGATGCAGCCGACCACGCCCAGCGGCTGGCGCAGGGTGTAGTTGAGCGCCCGTTCTTCCATCGGGTGGGATTCGCTGGGCCACTGGGTGATCGCATGGGCGAAGAAGCGCAGGTTGGCGACCGCCCGCGGGATGTCGACCCGGCGCGCCAGCGCGACCGGTTTCCCGCTGTCGCGCGATTCCAGCTCGGCCAGGGCGTCGAGCTCGGCCTCGACGCGGTCGGCGAGCCGTTCGAGCAGGCGTGCCCGCACATCGGCCGGTGTCGCGGCCCAGCCGGGAAACGCCGCACGCGCGGCGGCGACGGCGGCCTCGACATCGGTGCTGTCGGCGGCCGGGCAGCGTGCGAAGACCTGGCCGGTGGCCGGCTCTACGACGTCGAGGTAGCGGCCGTTGCGCGGAGGAACGAGGCGGCCGTCGATCAGGTTCTGCAGGGCATTGGATGACGTCATGGATCGTACGGAGTCGTGCTCGCCGGTGTCCGGGCTGGAGCGGGGGGGAATGGGAAGGCGATCGACCGGCCGCCCGAATCGTCGGCGGCGGCCCCGCTGCGACGGCGGCGATGGCTCCGCCGTGCACCGGGGTCCACGCCGGCCGGGGACGGCCGAGGAACGTCGGGGCATTCTAGAGCGTAGCCGGGGCTTCGGGGATATGAGGTTGGGGGGCGGTTGCCGGGTGCTCCGGCGGTTCTTCGGAGCACATCGTCGTCAAGCTGCCGCGGTGCCGGGACTCGCGCGTTACGCGCCGCGTCCCGCAAAAGTAGGTTCTTCGCCCATTGGCGGGGTCATTCGGCTTTGGCCCCGGCTTCGGCTCGTGCTTTGGCTTCGGCTTTGGCTCTTGGCTTTTTCGCACTAAAGCAAGCCGAGCATCGCAGGGCGAGGAGGCCGCAGAGGCGCCCCGTGTCTGAGCGAAGCGAGTTGAGGCGCCGTGAACCTGCCCCGTCGGAACGGACGCCAGGAAGCGATACATTGATCGCAACCTGGAGATTGCTATGCAGCACATCACACGTCGTCGTTACACGGACGACTTCAAGACTCAGGCGGTTGCCTTAGCCGAATCGGTCGGGCGGTCCGAGGCGGCTCGGCAGTTGGACATCTCGGTCAAGACGTTGGGCAACTGGCTGGACGCCTCGCGCGCCGGTCGTCCACTCAGTTCGCCCAATCGCCAGCCGATCGGTGATCTGGAGAGTGAGCTGGCTCGGCTGCGGGCCGAGAACGCCACACTCAAGATGGAGCGCGAGATCCTAAAAAAAGCGACGGCGTTCTTCGCCAAGGAGTCCAAGTGAGGTACGCCTTCGTCGCGCGTGAACGGGCTCGCTATCCGCTTCGGTTACTGTGCCGCGTGCTGTCAGCGTCGGTTTCCGGCTTTCACGACTGGCTGCATCGCCAGGGCCGATCCGATCCAGAGGCGGCGCTGCGCGTCGAGCTGCGCTCGCTCCACACGGGCAGTCGCGGCACCTACGGTCGACCGCGTCTGGTGCGTGCACTGCGCGCTCGCGCCCACGCCGTGGGACACAAGCGGGTAGCCCGGTTGATGCGCCAGGAAGGCTTGCGCGGCAAGGTCAAAGGCCGTTTCAAAGCGCGCACCACCGACAGTCGGCACAGCCGGCCGGTGGTCGGCAATCACCTGGATCGGCAGTTCGCGGTGGATCATCCGCTGCCAGTCTGGGTCGGGGACATCACCTATCTGCCCACGCGCGAGGGCTGGCTGTATCTGGCCGCGGTGATCGACCTGCGCACCCGGCAAGTCCTGGGTTACAGCCTGTCCGAACGGATGCCCGACGATCTGGTGCGTCAGGCGTTCCTCAATGCTTGGTCGGCTTCACCAGTAGCGCCTGGGGTGATCTTCCACTCCGACCGCGGCAGCCAGTACGCCAGCGGTGAGTTCGCCAAAACGCTGGCCGCGCACGGCTTCGTGGCGAGCATGAGCCGCAAGGGCAACTGCTGGGAGCGCGCAGCCTGCCCTCAGGGCACAATGCTGTCGCCGAGAGCTTCTTCGCGACGCTCAAGAACGAAGAAGCCACCGGCGTATACGCCACCAGGGCAACGGCCTATGCCGCCATCGCCCGCTACATTCATGGCTTCTACAATCCTGTCCGTCTGCACTCCGCGCTTGGTTATCTGTCGCCCAACGACTATGCCAAGAAGGTGAAGCAGGCCGCCTAGCATCGCGCTTCTTGGCGTCCGTTCTCAGGGGGCAGGTTCACCGTGCCTCGTCGCCCGAGAAGCGCAGGGGACGCCGGGCGAGAGGGCTTTTGGTTCCTTTTGGCCCGTCAAAAAATGTCCGGGAGACATTTTTGACATCGCGTCAGCGATGGCCCGGAGGGCGGCGGCCAGGGATGGCTGCCGCAAAAGGGACTCGGCCGCGCAGCGGACGAAAGCTCTTGATCCTGCTCCTGCTTTGCTCCGTGCCGGCAATCCCTCAAAAGCCACGGCACAAGCTAAGAGCAAGAGCTTCCGCACGCTGCGCGTGCGGGTCACTTTTGCGGCCCGCCATCCCTGGCCGCCGCCCTCCGGGCCGTCGCTGCGCGACGTCAAGAATTTCTCCAGGAAATTCTTTGTCTTGGCAAAAGTAACCAAAACCGTGGTCGCCGGCGCGAGCCGGCACGGCTGCGCCGCGCCGGTCCCCTGCGCTTCTCGGACGACGAGGCACGGCGCCCCAACTCGCTTCGCTCAGACACGGGGCAGCTCTCCGGCCTGGCCGGCCTGCGATGCTCGGCTCGCTTTAGGCGCCAACAGCGGCAGCGGAAGCGAGAGCGACAAAAGCAGCAGCTGATCGCCGTGAATGGGTGAGGAACCAAAAAAAGAAGCCCACGTACCCGGGAAGTACGTGGGCTCCCGACTGGCGCTACGTCACGTCGGCGGAGCGCGCAGACACCGTGAACCGTCAGTCGGCGGCGTTCTCCTCTTCGGGCTCGGCGGCCTGCGGGCCGAGGGCCCGGATGCAGGGGCCGTCGAATCCGTAGCTCAGGACCGGGTCACCGGCTGCCAGGTTGTTGAAGTTGAACAGGACCGGCGAGGTCAGCGAGAAGGCCAGCTGGGCACTGACCTGGAAGCGGCCCGGTATGCCGTTGGACACTGCCTCGACGAAGGCGTAGCCGTCGGCGTCGGTATCCACGCGCAGCGACAGGCCCGAGTTTGCGCCGTCGTAGAGCAGGGCCGACGGTCCGGAGGCCGGCGCGGTGAAGTCCACGGCCAAGCCTTCCTGCGGCACGCCCTGGCCGTTGACGATCCGCACCATCAGCGCGCAGGCGAAGACGGTGTCCGGCTCGCCGTTCTGCGACGGTTCGCCCTGGTCGCCCGGCCCGATGTCGCTCTGGAGCAGGTTGACCAGCGGGAAGCTGGCGGCCTGGCCGACACCCGATACGTTGGCGGTGATGCTGTAGGCGCCGGCGGTGCCGTTGGCGGTCGGCGTGACACC
Protein-coding regions in this window:
- a CDS encoding transposase; translated protein: MQHITRRRYTDDFKTQAVALAESVGRSEAARQLDISVKTLGNWLDASRAGRPLSSPNRQPIGDLESELARLRAENATLKMEREILKKATAFFAKESK
- a CDS encoding IS3 family transposase, encoding MPSGHNAVAESFFATLKNEEATGVYATRATAYAAIARYIHGFYNPVRLHSALGYLSPNDYAKKVKQAA
- a CDS encoding aldehyde dehydrogenase, with protein sequence MTSSNALQNLIDGRLVPPRNGRYLDVVEPATGQVFARCPAADSTDVEAAVAAARAAFPGWAATPADVRARLLERLADRVEAELDALAELESRDSGKPVALARRVDIPRAVANLRFFAHAITQWPSESHPMEERALNYTLRQPLGVVGCISPWNLPLYLFTWKIAPALAAGNTVVAKPSEVTPCTAARLGELAVEAGLPPGVLNIVHGTGPDCGQAIVEHPSIKAISFTGSTRTGAAIAASAAPRFKKLSLELGGKNPAIVFDDFDFEAASLDTIVRSGFANQGEICLCGSRLLVQRSIYERFRARYLERVRALRVGDPRDADSDLGALVSEPHYRKILACIERARAEGGTILTGGGPATVAGRCADGWFVEPTVVEGLSNDSATNQEEIFGPVVCLIPFDDEADAIALANGTGYGLAASLWTRDLKRAHRVAARLEFGLVWVNCWLLRDLRTPFGGVKNSGVGREGGVEALRFFTEPKNVCLALD